In Amycolatopsis coloradensis, one genomic interval encodes:
- a CDS encoding alpha/beta hydrolase produces MTIAGSGPAVLLLHGFPHTWRLWSEIIGPLAEHHRVITPDLRGLGDSTRAVDGYDASTLATDAEGILDVLGETEADVVAIDAGTPVAFLLALRRPDLVRRLVVMESLVGSLPGAEDFLAGGPPWWFGFHAVPGLAEKVLIGHEAEYIGWFLAAGTLGRGVPPGIRDAFVDAYAGQDALRCAFSYYRALPVTARQIGEAVAGSRLTMPTMAIGAHPVGRALERQLRPVADDLTGHLIEDCGHIIPLDRPAELLRLLTPFLATP; encoded by the coding sequence ATGACCATCGCGGGCAGTGGGCCCGCGGTCCTGCTGCTGCACGGCTTCCCGCATACCTGGCGGCTCTGGAGCGAGATCATCGGCCCGCTGGCCGAGCATCACCGGGTCATCACCCCGGATCTGCGTGGGCTCGGCGACAGCACCCGCGCCGTGGACGGCTATGACGCGAGCACGCTGGCCACCGACGCCGAAGGCATCCTCGACGTCCTTGGCGAAACCGAGGCGGACGTCGTCGCCATCGACGCCGGCACGCCGGTCGCCTTCCTGCTCGCCCTGCGGCGGCCGGATCTGGTGCGGCGGCTCGTCGTGATGGAGTCGCTGGTGGGTTCGCTGCCCGGCGCCGAGGACTTCCTGGCGGGCGGCCCACCGTGGTGGTTCGGCTTCCACGCCGTTCCCGGTCTCGCGGAAAAGGTGCTGATCGGGCACGAGGCGGAGTACATCGGTTGGTTCCTCGCGGCGGGAACGCTCGGACGCGGTGTGCCGCCGGGGATCCGTGACGCCTTCGTCGACGCCTACGCCGGGCAGGACGCCCTGCGCTGCGCCTTCTCCTACTATCGCGCACTGCCGGTCACCGCCCGCCAGATCGGTGAAGCGGTGGCGGGCAGCAGGCTCACGATGCCCACGATGGCGATCGGTGCCCACCCGGTCGGTCGTGCGCTGGAACGGCAATTGCGTCCCGTCGCCGACGACCTGACCGGACACCTCATCGAGGACTGTGGCCACATCATCCCGCTGGACCGGCCCGCGGAACTGCTTCGCCTGCTGACCCCGTTCCTTGCCACCCCCTGA
- the bluB gene encoding 5,6-dimethylbenzimidazole synthase — MTRETEDGSVYGTIFRRRDTRGEFTGEPIPEEVLRRVLSAAHAAPSVGLSQPWDFVVVSDMDLRKRFREHVLAEREVFEDRLDVERARVFANIKIEGIVESSAGIVVGYDPARGAPDVLGRHAIADAGLYSVCLAIQNLWLAATAEGLGVGWVSFYREEFLRDLVGFPGNVRPVAWLCVGPVRDLPTAPDLERHGWRERLPLDAVLHYERYVSDG, encoded by the coding sequence ATGACGCGTGAGACAGAGGACGGTTCGGTGTACGGCACGATCTTCCGGCGACGGGACACCCGTGGCGAGTTCACCGGCGAGCCGATTCCGGAAGAGGTGCTGCGCCGAGTGCTGAGCGCGGCGCACGCCGCGCCGAGTGTGGGCCTGTCCCAGCCCTGGGATTTCGTCGTGGTGTCCGATATGGACCTTCGAAAGCGGTTTCGCGAGCACGTGCTGGCCGAACGCGAGGTGTTCGAAGACCGGTTGGACGTGGAGCGGGCCCGTGTCTTCGCGAACATCAAGATCGAGGGGATCGTCGAGTCCTCCGCCGGGATCGTGGTCGGCTACGACCCGGCACGCGGCGCGCCCGACGTGCTGGGGAGGCACGCGATCGCCGACGCCGGTCTGTACTCGGTGTGCCTGGCCATTCAGAACCTTTGGCTGGCGGCTACCGCCGAGGGGCTCGGCGTCGGCTGGGTCAGCTTCTACCGCGAAGAGTTCCTGCGCGATTTGGTGGGATTCCCCGGAAACGTCCGTCCGGTGGCGTGGTTGTGCGTCGGCCCGGTGCGGGACCTGCCCACCGCCCCCGATCTGGAGCGGCACGGCTGGCGGGAACGTCTTCCACTCGACGCCGTGTTGCACTACGAACGGTACGTATCCGATGGATGA
- a CDS encoding HEAT repeat domain-containing protein, which yields MLIGEVARRSGVSSRMLRHYDSLGLVRPTGRTVGGYREYQDEDIRRIFHVESLRSLGLSLRQISRALEDPTFTPSTLVGDLIRQAEDRLNRERELLARLRTVDASAPSDWQDALRIVELLRGLTSPHAARRQQAALSPAEDMPVPADRIADAILTEADPNVAGALRWALARAGGDGVAEVAAGLHAEDAGVRQRAVLALAEIPGEEAGKALTEALGDSDARVRGPAALALGGRGTTAAIPTLVGMVVDGTNDVEAAEVLGALMEIPGSEERIMAALADALAAHTGDSAVRIRVVQALAEIPGAKAGGMLELLAGDPDPAVALIASALADRDR from the coding sequence GTGCTGATCGGCGAGGTGGCGCGGCGTTCGGGAGTGAGCTCCCGGATGCTGCGCCACTACGACTCCCTCGGGCTGGTGCGGCCGACGGGACGCACCGTCGGCGGCTACCGGGAGTACCAGGACGAGGACATCCGCAGGATCTTCCATGTGGAGAGCCTGCGCTCACTCGGGTTGTCCCTGCGCCAGATCTCGCGCGCGCTGGAGGATCCGACCTTCACTCCGTCGACGCTGGTCGGCGATCTCATCCGTCAGGCGGAGGACCGGTTGAACCGGGAACGGGAGCTGCTCGCGCGGCTGCGTACGGTCGACGCGTCCGCGCCCTCGGACTGGCAGGACGCCCTTCGTATCGTGGAACTCCTGCGAGGGCTCACTTCGCCTCACGCGGCGCGCCGTCAGCAGGCCGCCCTGAGCCCGGCCGAAGACATGCCGGTTCCCGCCGACCGGATCGCCGACGCGATCCTGACCGAGGCCGACCCGAACGTCGCCGGAGCCCTGCGCTGGGCTCTCGCGAGGGCGGGCGGCGACGGGGTGGCCGAGGTGGCGGCAGGACTGCACGCGGAGGACGCGGGCGTCCGGCAGCGCGCGGTACTGGCGCTCGCCGAGATCCCTGGCGAGGAAGCGGGCAAGGCGCTCACGGAGGCGCTCGGGGACTCCGACGCGAGGGTGCGCGGGCCCGCCGCGCTCGCCTTGGGTGGGAGGGGCACGACCGCGGCCATCCCCACCCTCGTCGGCATGGTGGTCGACGGCACGAACGACGTCGAAGCCGCGGAGGTCCTCGGCGCGCTGATGGAGATTCCCGGCTCCGAGGAACGGATCATGGCCGCCCTGGCCGACGCGCTCGCGGCGCACACCGGGGATTCCGCGGTCCGGATCCGCGTGGTCCAGGCCCTGGCGGAGATTCCGGGGGCCAAGGCGGGCGGCATGCTGGAGCTGCTCGCCGGGGATCCCGATCCGGCTGTCGCGCTGATCGCCTCCGCCCTCGCCGACCGGGACCGGTGA
- a CDS encoding HEAT repeat domain-containing protein, whose translation MNPTTDTPLLDALGAEDSSTRLKAAMAAGTRPDPRFTDALVARCAIEPDFFVRDMLTWALTRLPPSSTVPRLLVELRSERAQARSQALHTLSKIGDRAAWPAITASLLHDADDEVARSAWRAAVILVPEGERAGLAAELAIELGRGDRNRRLSLSRALVALGDACEPALRKASESRDDAVRAHAFATERLLRDPEAGFDVTADEAKRIMALGPQGAGGSAC comes from the coding sequence ATGAACCCGACCACGGACACACCGCTGCTCGACGCTCTCGGTGCCGAGGACTCGTCGACGCGGCTCAAGGCCGCCATGGCCGCAGGCACCCGGCCCGACCCGCGCTTCACCGACGCCCTGGTCGCGCGATGCGCGATCGAGCCCGACTTCTTCGTCCGCGACATGCTCACCTGGGCGCTGACCCGTCTCCCGCCGTCGAGCACGGTGCCCCGGCTCCTGGTGGAGCTTCGATCCGAGCGGGCGCAAGCACGGAGCCAGGCGCTGCACACCCTGTCGAAGATCGGGGACCGCGCCGCCTGGCCCGCGATCACCGCATCCCTGTTGCACGACGCGGACGACGAGGTGGCGCGAAGCGCCTGGCGTGCGGCTGTCATCCTCGTGCCGGAGGGGGAACGAGCCGGGCTGGCCGCGGAACTGGCGATCGAGCTCGGCCGTGGTGACCGGAACAGGCGGCTGAGCCTCAGCCGGGCGCTCGTCGCGCTCGGGGACGCCTGCGAGCCGGCCCTGCGGAAGGCATCGGAGAGCCGCGATGACGCGGTGCGCGCGCACGCCTTCGCCACGGAACGCCTCCTGCGCGACCCGGAAGCGGGGTTCGACGTAACGGCGGACGAGGCGAAACGGATCATGGCGCTCGGTCCGCAAGGGGCCGGAGGATCGGCGTGCTGA
- a CDS encoding MarR family winged helix-turn-helix transcriptional regulator, which translates to MGESARTGRRRDDTPAVTPAPPSDLLAAPGYGARRLYQAYLAAWNRHVDPVLTGPQFAVLSAVRTYPGSDQSSLAGAVALDTSTMADLCRRLERRGLIRRVESPHDARRKLLSLTDEGKSVLSQVNRRARRLDKALLDGDDDIDMAALLNALGARWERIAEVDKLR; encoded by the coding sequence ATGGGTGAATCGGCGCGCACGGGCCGGCGCAGGGACGACACACCGGCCGTCACTCCCGCGCCGCCGTCGGACCTGCTGGCGGCTCCCGGCTACGGCGCCCGCAGGCTGTACCAGGCGTACCTCGCGGCGTGGAACCGCCATGTGGATCCGGTGTTGACCGGTCCGCAGTTCGCGGTCCTTTCGGCGGTCCGTACCTATCCCGGCAGCGACCAGAGTTCCCTCGCGGGCGCCGTCGCGCTCGACACCTCGACGATGGCCGATCTGTGCCGCAGGCTCGAACGGCGGGGTCTCATCCGGCGCGTCGAATCCCCGCACGACGCGCGGCGCAAACTGCTTTCGCTCACCGACGAGGGCAAGTCGGTCTTGAGCCAGGTGAACCGCCGCGCCCGCCGTCTGGACAAGGCACTCCTCGACGGCGACGACGACATCGACATGGCGGCTTTGCTCAACGCGCTGGGCGCCCGCTGGGAGCGGATCGCCGAGGTCGACAAGCTGCGCTGA